From Haloglomus litoreum, the proteins below share one genomic window:
- a CDS encoding alcohol dehydrogenase catalytic domain-containing protein: MRAAAFADLIGPDGVSIIERPDPDPGRGEAVVDVEACSINRHDLWILEGDSTMVDADDLPFVSGLDIAGTVSAVGDDVRGVEPGDRVVLCPNETCGQCRFCREGPENQCERFSLYHGGLAERALVRADRLVALPDGVDATTAAALPTAYMTAYRMLQRAQVGPGDLVFVPGATGGVGVAGVQLADVLGARIVGTSSSAAKLDRLTDLGLDHAVQGTDPDELRDAVADVGTPDAVLNHLGGPYSELGLDLLCRGGRMVVCGRTAGNRSTFDVADLFLGHKRVIGSTMGTQNDLETLVDLVASGDLTPEVDATYPLAATDEAFAAMQDRDAVGKLVVTN; encoded by the coding sequence ATGCGTGCCGCAGCCTTCGCCGACCTGATCGGACCCGATGGCGTGTCGATTATCGAGCGACCGGACCCGGACCCAGGTCGCGGCGAGGCGGTCGTCGATGTCGAGGCCTGCTCCATCAACCGCCACGACCTCTGGATACTGGAGGGGGACTCGACGATGGTCGACGCCGACGACCTGCCGTTCGTCAGCGGCCTGGACATCGCCGGGACCGTCTCGGCCGTCGGTGACGACGTGCGCGGCGTCGAGCCGGGCGACCGGGTCGTGCTCTGCCCGAACGAGACCTGCGGGCAGTGCCGGTTCTGCCGTGAGGGGCCGGAGAACCAGTGCGAACGGTTCTCGCTGTACCATGGTGGGCTCGCAGAGCGCGCGCTCGTGCGGGCCGACCGGCTGGTCGCGCTCCCGGACGGCGTGGACGCGACGACCGCGGCCGCGCTTCCGACCGCGTACATGACCGCCTACCGGATGCTCCAGCGGGCGCAGGTCGGCCCCGGCGACCTCGTGTTCGTCCCGGGCGCGACCGGCGGCGTCGGCGTCGCAGGCGTCCAGCTCGCCGACGTACTCGGTGCCCGGATCGTCGGCACCTCCTCGTCAGCGGCGAAACTCGACCGGCTGACCGACCTGGGGCTCGACCACGCGGTCCAGGGGACCGACCCGGACGAACTCCGGGACGCCGTCGCCGACGTGGGGACGCCCGATGCGGTCCTGAACCACCTCGGCGGCCCCTACTCGGAACTCGGGCTGGACCTCCTGTGCCGCGGCGGCCGGATGGTGGTCTGCGGTCGGACGGCGGGGAACCGCTCGACGTTCGACGTCGCGGACCTGTTCCTCGGCCACAAGCGGGTCATCGGGAGCACGATGGGGACCCAGAACGACCTGGAGACGCTGGTCGACCTCGTGGCGAGCGGCGACCTCACCCCGGAGGTCGACGCGACCTACCCGCTCGCGGCGACCGACGAGGCCTTCGCCGCGATGCAGGACCGCGACGCCGTCGGGAAACTCGTCGTGACGAACTGA
- a CDS encoding multicopper oxidase domain-containing protein, with product MTPSIGAPGDGIGRREFLAATGTVGVAAAAGCTATSEPDVEQVDAGSGQAMLGADLPTTQPPEVVDLDERGHEVTLKTVKAAHDAHPGQNMGGPVRLPQVWAWQADDGPASVPGPVLRVTEGATVEITLENTMSMPHTLHVHGVRKAWKDDGVPTTTGITVDPGESHTYEIPANTPGTHLYHCHYQTPWHMEMGMYGILRVDPEGYEPADKEYFMTVKEWDSRLSRQYAGGDASFDITNRRPDVFTVNGKCAPRTLHPEDGSPMIVEQGDTVRVHWVNAGFRGHPLHIHNHRFEVVEKDGGVIPEAARYERDVQDVAPADRYTIEFEADADPGIYLMHCHKVDHVRNGASYPGGMLGGVVYKEAMNTTIFRDLMKYAGYEPAQG from the coding sequence ATGACACCGAGCATCGGTGCGCCGGGTGACGGTATCGGACGACGAGAGTTCCTCGCTGCGACGGGGACGGTCGGCGTGGCGGCCGCTGCGGGTTGCACGGCGACGAGCGAACCCGACGTCGAACAGGTCGACGCCGGGAGCGGGCAGGCCATGCTCGGAGCGGACCTGCCGACGACGCAGCCGCCGGAGGTGGTCGACCTCGACGAGCGCGGCCACGAGGTCACGCTGAAGACGGTGAAGGCGGCCCACGACGCTCACCCTGGACAGAACATGGGTGGGCCCGTCCGGCTGCCCCAGGTGTGGGCGTGGCAGGCCGACGACGGCCCCGCCAGCGTCCCCGGGCCGGTCCTCCGGGTGACGGAGGGGGCGACCGTGGAGATCACGCTGGAGAACACGATGTCGATGCCCCACACCCTCCACGTCCACGGCGTCCGGAAGGCCTGGAAGGACGACGGCGTCCCGACGACGACGGGCATCACCGTCGACCCGGGCGAGTCACACACCTACGAGATCCCCGCGAACACGCCGGGGACCCACCTCTACCACTGTCACTACCAGACGCCGTGGCACATGGAGATGGGGATGTACGGCATCCTCCGCGTCGACCCGGAGGGGTACGAACCCGCGGACAAGGAGTACTTCATGACGGTCAAGGAGTGGGACAGCCGGCTCTCGCGCCAGTACGCGGGCGGCGACGCGAGCTTCGACATCACGAACCGGCGGCCGGACGTGTTCACGGTCAACGGGAAGTGCGCGCCCCGGACCCTCCACCCGGAGGACGGCTCGCCGATGATCGTCGAGCAGGGCGACACCGTCCGGGTCCACTGGGTGAACGCCGGGTTCCGGGGCCACCCGCTGCACATCCACAACCACCGCTTCGAGGTGGTCGAGAAGGACGGCGGCGTCATCCCCGAGGCCGCACGCTACGAGCGCGACGTCCAGGACGTCGCGCCCGCCGACCGCTACACCATCGAGTTCGAGGCGGACGCCGACCCCGGCATCTACCTGATGCACTGCCACAAGGTCGACCACGTCCGGAACGGTGCCAGCTACCCGGGCGGGATGCTGGGCGGCGTCGTCTACAAGGAGGCGATGAACACGACCATCTTCCGCGACCTGATGAAGTACGCCGGCTACGAGCCGGCCCAGGGGTGA
- a CDS encoding DMT family transporter, whose protein sequence is MRYRNATLFLALAAAWGAAFMAIKAGLAPALFGPAPVLFAAVRYDIAGVIMLGYAAYATDHPRPVGAREWAAVAVGAVFLIAGYHALLFVGETDPAVTSAGAAVIVSLSPVMTTFFARAFLPEERLTAVGVVGLLLGLVGVVLLARPDPANLLAGGVVAKGLVFGAVLCFAFGSVITRWLDAGLPIETMEAYAMVGGALLMHVASLAVGESPAVAVRALTGPEALAGLAAMGYLSLVASAAGFLVYFDLLDRLGPVEINLVSYVAPVFAAIAGFAVLDEVVDLLTAVGFCIILVGFVLLKRRELRRELPVLRRALAGARDGE, encoded by the coding sequence GTGCGCTACCGGAACGCGACGCTGTTCCTCGCCCTCGCCGCGGCCTGGGGCGCGGCGTTCATGGCCATCAAGGCCGGGCTCGCCCCCGCCCTGTTCGGCCCCGCGCCCGTCCTGTTCGCCGCCGTCCGCTACGACATCGCGGGCGTCATCATGCTCGGCTACGCAGCCTACGCGACCGACCACCCCCGTCCCGTCGGCGCCCGCGAGTGGGCCGCCGTCGCCGTCGGCGCCGTCTTCCTCATCGCCGGCTACCACGCCCTCCTGTTCGTCGGCGAGACCGACCCCGCCGTGACGAGCGCCGGCGCCGCCGTCATCGTCTCGCTGTCGCCCGTCATGACGACGTTCTTCGCCCGCGCGTTCCTCCCCGAGGAGCGCCTGACGGCGGTCGGTGTCGTCGGGCTCCTGCTCGGCCTCGTCGGCGTCGTCCTCCTCGCGCGGCCCGACCCCGCGAACCTGCTCGCGGGTGGGGTCGTCGCCAAGGGACTCGTCTTCGGCGCGGTGCTGTGCTTCGCCTTCGGCTCGGTCATCACCCGCTGGCTCGACGCGGGCCTCCCCATCGAGACGATGGAGGCGTACGCGATGGTCGGTGGGGCGCTGCTGATGCACGTCGCCAGCCTCGCGGTCGGCGAGTCACCCGCCGTCGCGGTGCGGGCGCTGACCGGCCCGGAGGCGCTGGCCGGCCTCGCGGCGATGGGCTACCTCTCGCTGGTCGCCTCCGCCGCGGGCTTCCTCGTCTACTTCGACCTGCTCGACCGGCTCGGCCCCGTCGAGATCAACCTCGTCTCCTACGTCGCGCCCGTGTTCGCCGCCATCGCCGGGTTCGCCGTCCTCGACGAGGTGGTCGACCTCCTCACGGCGGTCGGGTTCTGCATCATCCTCGTCGGGTTCGTGCTGCTGAAGCGCCGGGAGCTGCGGCGCGAGCTGCCCGTGCTGCGGCGGGCGCTCGCCGGCGCGCGCGACGGGGAGTGA
- a CDS encoding DedA family protein translates to MATDDAGRSVAARRWVLDYGVFVLFGTIALAGIYLFLSRDAEFARQLLANERYWMPAMFALFVLEGAMLLYFAPSESLVPVALLVIGQSARDIAVIVGIAVVGATVGQYLLFLLAKRGGRERLLDRPWFRVSEERLDRFDGWFDRWGPYVVPVSNSLLFTRGMLTVPAGFAEMEDHHFVALSALGTLSFELVLAGIALGVFSFLGL, encoded by the coding sequence TCGACTACGGCGTGTTCGTCCTCTTCGGGACCATCGCGCTCGCGGGCATCTACCTGTTCCTCTCGCGGGACGCCGAGTTCGCCCGGCAGCTGCTGGCGAACGAGCGCTACTGGATGCCCGCGATGTTCGCGCTGTTCGTGCTGGAGGGCGCCATGCTGCTGTACTTCGCCCCCAGCGAGAGCCTCGTCCCGGTCGCGCTGCTCGTCATCGGCCAGTCGGCGCGGGACATCGCCGTCATCGTCGGCATCGCGGTGGTCGGCGCGACCGTCGGGCAGTACCTCCTGTTCCTGCTGGCCAAACGGGGCGGCCGCGAGCGCCTGCTCGACCGGCCGTGGTTCCGGGTGAGCGAGGAGCGCCTCGACCGCTTCGACGGCTGGTTCGACCGCTGGGGCCCCTACGTCGTCCCCGTCTCGAACTCCCTGCTGTTCACGCGGGGGATGCTGACGGTCCCGGCCGGCTTCGCGGAGATGGAGGACCACCACTTCGTGGCGTTGTCGGCGCTGGGCACCCTCTCGTTCGAACTCGTCCTGGCGGGCATCGCGCTGGGCGTGTTCAGCTTCCTCGGCCTCTGA
- the pyrF gene encoding orotidine-5'-phosphate decarboxylase gives MSFREDLRARIEAVDSVVSVGLDPDPDRLPDAVADHDLPRWAFNRRIIDATHEHAACFKPNAAFYEDPDGWRALQETVAYAHGKGVPVLLDAKRGDIGNTARQYARALQPEGLDCDAITVNPYLGRDAVEPFLQQDAGVVILARTSNAGGADFQNLQVGNDKALYEYVAQRCAEWDRESTADVFLVVGATTTDELAAVRDLVPDLPFLVPGVGAQGGDAEAAVEYGLADGVGLVNSSRGIIFAGEDIGARSAPNERATESRAARDPDDYFAAAGDAARRLKRRLNQYRKR, from the coding sequence ATGAGTTTCCGCGAGGACCTCCGGGCCCGCATCGAGGCGGTCGACAGCGTCGTCTCGGTCGGGCTGGACCCCGACCCCGACCGGCTCCCCGACGCGGTGGCCGACCACGACCTGCCGCGCTGGGCCTTCAATCGTCGGATCATCGACGCCACGCACGAGCACGCGGCCTGCTTCAAGCCCAACGCCGCCTTCTACGAGGACCCCGACGGCTGGCGCGCCCTGCAGGAGACGGTCGCCTACGCCCACGGGAAGGGCGTCCCCGTCCTGCTCGACGCGAAACGGGGGGACATCGGCAACACCGCCCGCCAGTACGCGAGGGCGCTCCAGCCCGAGGGCCTCGACTGCGACGCCATCACCGTCAACCCGTACCTCGGCCGCGACGCCGTCGAGCCCTTCCTCCAGCAGGACGCCGGTGTGGTGATCCTCGCGCGGACCTCGAACGCGGGCGGCGCCGACTTCCAGAACCTCCAGGTCGGCAACGACAAGGCCCTCTACGAGTACGTCGCGCAGCGCTGTGCGGAGTGGGACCGCGAGTCGACCGCGGACGTGTTCCTCGTCGTCGGCGCCACCACCACCGACGAACTGGCGGCCGTCCGCGACCTCGTCCCGGACCTCCCCTTCCTCGTCCCCGGCGTGGGCGCGCAGGGCGGCGACGCCGAGGCCGCCGTCGAGTACGGGCTCGCGGACGGCGTCGGGCTGGTCAACTCCTCGCGCGGCATCATCTTCGCCGGCGAGGACATAGGGGCGCGGAGCGCCCCGAACGAGCGAGCGACGGAGTCGCGAGCCGCCCGGGACCCGGACGACTACTTCGCGGCGGCGGGCGATGCGGCCCGGCGGCTGAAGCGCCGGCTCAACCAGTATCGGAAGCGGTAG
- a CDS encoding halocyanin domain-containing protein: MPTRRQVLGATGAALAGTTLAGTAAAQPGTDLTDWFAKTSNATEVADKRGQDTVTVTVGAAANGGDWGFAPAAVRVDPGTTVRWEWTGKGGAHNVVASDGTFESKLVQEEGHTFEWTPESAGVTKYYCAPHKAMGMRGAVIVGGTPVTVTDATPTAAAASGGSGDDGPPARTFDGWLAETDNYDGVVDKRGQDEVTVQVGAEGNGGPFAFEPAAVHASPGTTVVWEWVGPKQYDVLDPDLGIESETIASSGYRYAAQLDGDGLAKYTCSKYGDSGMRGVVLVGDGPVQELTTQGAAGAGGVAALVAASLGWLYRFNDGAATTTDPEDVRRG, translated from the coding sequence ATGCCGACGCGACGCCAGGTGCTCGGCGCGACGGGCGCGGCGCTGGCGGGGACGACCCTCGCCGGCACCGCGGCCGCCCAGCCGGGGACCGACCTCACCGACTGGTTCGCGAAGACCTCGAACGCGACCGAGGTGGCCGACAAACGGGGGCAGGACACCGTCACCGTCACGGTCGGCGCGGCCGCCAACGGCGGCGACTGGGGCTTCGCTCCCGCCGCCGTCCGGGTCGACCCCGGGACCACCGTGCGCTGGGAGTGGACCGGCAAGGGCGGCGCGCACAACGTCGTCGCCAGCGACGGCACCTTCGAGTCGAAGCTCGTCCAGGAGGAGGGCCACACGTTCGAGTGGACGCCCGAGAGCGCGGGCGTGACGAAGTACTACTGCGCTCCGCACAAGGCGATGGGGATGCGCGGCGCCGTCATCGTGGGCGGTACGCCGGTCACGGTGACCGATGCCACGCCCACGGCCGCGGCCGCCAGCGGCGGCAGCGGCGACGACGGCCCGCCGGCCCGGACGTTCGACGGGTGGCTCGCCGAGACCGACAACTACGACGGCGTGGTCGACAAGCGCGGGCAGGACGAGGTGACGGTGCAGGTCGGGGCCGAGGGGAACGGCGGCCCGTTCGCCTTCGAACCCGCCGCCGTCCACGCCTCGCCCGGGACGACCGTCGTCTGGGAGTGGGTCGGGCCGAAGCAGTACGACGTACTCGACCCGGACCTCGGCATCGAGTCCGAGACCATCGCCTCGTCGGGCTACCGGTACGCCGCGCAGCTCGACGGCGACGGCCTCGCGAAGTACACCTGTTCGAAGTACGGGGACAGCGGGATGCGCGGCGTCGTCCTCGTCGGCGACGGCCCCGTACAGGAGCTGACGACGCAGGGTGCGGCCGGCGCCGGCGGCGTCGCCGCGCTGGTCGCCGCGTCGCTGGGCTGGCTCTACCGGTTCAACGACGGCGCCGCGACGACGACCGACCCCGAGGACGTTCGGCGGGGCTGA
- a CDS encoding flippase-like domain-containing protein, whose translation MSNERDALLATVRRSPRARRLLLAALVLVLLAGFLFAAGPRRVLADLADAEPRWLAAGAGATLLALALWSEAQRTLFRAAGAPVPRGRFLLAYLSGNFAKLTLPGGRLGGPAVMAYALGRETDLPYERDLAAATAGKLVGFPAAVVAATAALLTVATPGIAAEARLLLPALTLAVAAVLGVGAVVAVRPHPARRLVHALAGAGRATVGRLSDRLTTALAPDRVDRALAGLGGTFREMGRDRPALALAFALTTAGWGAAALALSAVLVALDHAAVPALALLAVPLSSLGNAVPLPGGAGGVDLALGTVLVAALGLDVAAAGAVVLAYRLVSDGAVVALGGLVTLGRALTR comes from the coding sequence GTGTCGAACGAGCGCGACGCGCTGCTCGCGACCGTCCGGAGGAGTCCGCGGGCCCGCCGGCTCCTCCTCGCGGCGCTGGTCCTCGTGCTCCTCGCGGGCTTCCTGTTCGCGGCCGGGCCGCGGCGCGTCCTCGCGGACCTCGCGGACGCCGAGCCACGGTGGCTCGCCGCGGGTGCCGGGGCGACCCTGCTCGCGCTCGCGCTGTGGAGCGAGGCCCAGCGGACACTCTTCCGGGCTGCCGGCGCCCCCGTCCCGCGGGGACGGTTCCTCCTCGCCTACCTCTCGGGCAACTTCGCGAAACTGACCCTCCCGGGCGGCCGGCTCGGCGGGCCCGCGGTGATGGCGTACGCGCTCGGCCGCGAGACGGACCTCCCGTACGAGCGCGACCTCGCGGCGGCGACGGCGGGCAAGCTCGTCGGCTTCCCGGCCGCCGTCGTCGCGGCGACCGCCGCCCTCCTCACGGTGGCGACACCCGGTATCGCCGCCGAGGCACGGCTGCTCCTCCCGGCGCTCACGCTGGCGGTCGCGGCGGTGCTGGGCGTGGGTGCCGTCGTCGCGGTCCGGCCGCACCCGGCGAGGCGCCTCGTCCACGCGCTCGCGGGGGCCGGGCGTGCCACCGTCGGCCGCCTCTCGGACCGCCTCACCACCGCGCTCGCACCCGACCGCGTGGACCGCGCGCTCGCGGGCCTGGGCGGGACCTTCCGTGAGATGGGCCGGGACCGCCCGGCGCTGGCGCTCGCGTTCGCGCTGACCACGGCGGGCTGGGGGGCCGCGGCACTCGCGCTCTCGGCGGTGCTCGTGGCGCTCGACCACGCCGCCGTCCCGGCGCTGGCGCTGCTCGCGGTGCCGCTGTCGAGTCTCGGCAACGCCGTCCCGCTCCCGGGCGGCGCCGGCGGCGTCGACCTCGCGCTCGGGACGGTGCTGGTCGCCGCGCTGGGGCTGGACGTGGCCGCGGCCGGTGCCGTGGTGCTGGCCTACCGGCTCGTCTCGGACGGGGCCGTCGTCGCGCTCGGCGGCCTGGTGACGCTCGGGCGGGCGCTGACGCGCTGA